CGTGTGGGCGGTCGAAGAATCCGCGCTCATGCGGGCCGGCGCCCTGTCCGGTGACGAACCCGAGTGGGACCAGATCGAATGCGGACGCCGCATCGCCCGCATCTGGCGCGACGGCCGGGACAGTCACGGTCACGAGGACCGTCTCGCCGGCCTGCATGCCTGCGAGGACGCCCCGTCGCGCGAGTACGACCTGGCCTATGACCCGCTGCGTCCGGAGACCGAGGACCCCTACGTCCGCACCGTGGACGAGGACAGGGAGCGGTACCGCGAGCTGCTCAGCGGGCGGTACGTCAGCGCCTCGGGACGGCCGGCGGGCTGGTCGGTGGACGATGCGCCGGTCGATGTGATGGCCCGGCTCGATGCGGTCGCCCGCTGGAACCGGGCGAAGGGGCGGGAGGAAGGCCGGGAGCAGGGGTATGCCGAGGGCTACGAGCTCGGCTGGGAAGGTTGCGCGACCGCGGCATGCGAGGAGGAGGCCGCGGCGAGAGCGGACGCAGCGACGGCGGAGGCGGAGAACGAGGAGGCGGAACGCCGGGTCGATCCGGACGCGGACTGACCGACTCCGGTCAGGCTCCGCGCTGCGTCAGATACTCGTCCAGCGCCTCCCGCAGGACGTCGCTCCGGGAACGCCCTGACTCAGTGAGAAATCTGTCGAGACGGCTCCCGTCGTCAACGTTGAGCCGCAGCGAAACCATGGTCGTCGGTCTCTTGTCCCCGGCCTTCGGACGCCCCGGCCGGTAATCCGGGTGTTCCGGATTGACCCAGTAGTCACCGGTCGGATCAAATTCACCGCGCTCCGCGGCATCGGCCCAGGCCCCGTAGCGGGCCTCAGCCTCTTCACGGGTCTCGTTTTTCCGCATGATCACTCCTGTCCATCAGTGTCGTTCACGGCACCGGGGAACGACTTGCGCTGCGCCACTACATCCTCGACAAAGGAGACCGAACGACCACTGGCCGCTTCTGCTTCCAACGCCGTACTGCGGGTAAGCAACATGGCATGGAAGACGTGGATGCCGTTGGATCGTATGTCCGCCAGCACTTCAATCCATGGGCCGCCTTCCCGGCCTCCGACATACCGATAAATCAAGGCTGAATCCGATATACGGGATACCAGGCTGTAGACCAACCGGGGGAATGCGATGGTGGCCCTGATTTCCTCGCCGGTAATGAAGTGCCGCAAAGCCGATCTGTAAATGTAGATCGTCCCACTAACCGTAGTACGGTTTTCTGCCATGTCAAGGACCTCCCCTGTCCGCATCCTCGACGGACACACCTGCACTGACGTGACTCCGGACACTATCGCACCCGTCGGACAACTCCTCCGGTCCTCGCAGATCCTCAAGGCGTCGCGGCCCGAATGCCCGTCGTTGCTGTCCGCACCCCACGCTATGGTGTGCCCCACCACAGCAACAGACCACACCACCACAGGAGCTGACCATGACCACCACTGCCCTGCCCACCACCCTGCCCGCCGCCTGGACCGAGGACACCTCCGAGGAACTCGATGCCGCCATCCTGGCCGAGCGGACCACCGCCGCCCGGCGCGCCGCCCGCAGCGCGGCCGACGACGCCGCCGCCGGACAACCCTCCGACCGCCGGGACGGTCACGCCCACCAGTCCGGCTACGATCCGCACCGCATCGTCACCGTCTCCGGTATCGATGAACGCATGATGACCAGGTCACAGGCCCACGAACGGCGGCTCCTCCGTCAGATGGGGCGGGCGGCCTGAGCCCGACCCAGGTCATTTCCCGGACAAACGGACAGCGGCCCGCTAGCATCACCCGGCATGGGGAAAACACTGAAATTCTCCGGCCCCGATGCGGGCCGGGCCACCGCCATGTACCGGACCATGACCACGGCGAACGGGACGGAGCACGCGGCCGACACGGACATCCGCGCTGTCGGCGAGGAGATCATCTCCGCCGTCGCCGCAGAGATCGCACAGGAGGAGGAGTCGCGGGTACGCCAGGAGGCGGCCAGCGGCGTCCGGACCGCCGAGCGGTTCACCCCGGCCGAGGCACACGCCCGGTTCCTCGCCTGGCAGAAGCTCGATCTCGACGAGATCCCGGATCCGTTGTGGACCTGCCTGGCCTACGGCGCCCAGTCGGCGATCGAGGCGGTCAGCGGCTCCGACCGGCACGACCGCGTCTACGACATCGCCGTCATCGACGATCCGCACGGTTCCGGTGACCAGGTGCTGGCGGTGACCTGCCTGCACACCGACGACAGTGAGGAGGGCGTCCAGGGGCAGAACCCGCCGGTCCACGGCGACATGATCCTCGTCGCCGTCCCCGACCGGACGGGTCTCGACCAGCTCGTCGACCTGCGCGCACGGAATCCGGAACTGCTGCAGGGCTGGTGGATCGGCGCACTGCAGGAGCTCGCGCACGACTCTGTCGCCGCCGACCGGGACATCGCACTGGTCACGGACATCATCACCCGGTCGATGACCACCGCCATCTTCCACCGGTTCCCGGACGCCGAGGGGCGGATCCGGCGGCGGCACGGCGTGACCTTCGCCGTCGTCGACACCGCCGAGCAGGACGCCGCGGTGCAGGCCGTCCGTGAGGCCTGGCGGCAGGATTCCGCAATCAGCGACGCCGAGCTCGTTGAGTCACTGGGGAACCTCGCGACCGGGGTCCTCGACCAGGCGTTGCACGAGTTCGGGGACGAAGGACTGATCACCGGGTACACCGTCGACGGCAACACGGTGCAGGTCGCGATGCTCACCGACGCCGAGCGCGAGGTCGGTCTGCCCGGTATCGAGATCGTCACCGCGCCGGTCAACGGCGCGGTGCCCTACCGGCTCGAGCGTGCCGCCGGCGGGTCCGCGACCTCGGCGAACGCTGCCTGGGTCCGCGCCCTGGAAAGTGCGGTGGACCGGGTCGCCGACGAGTCCGGTCACCCCCGGGCCGCCGTCGTCCGGGTCGTGGAACGGTCCACGGTCATGCTGGCCGAAGCGGAGCTCGCGGCCGCGTAGAGGCTGCGATCCCTCCCCTGTACGGCTCCGGCGGAACGGGGAGCAGGTGCGGGCGGTCGCTCGATCATGCGGAGCGGGACCGCAGCCGGGACCGACTACGGGGAGGACAGCAGGAGCGCCATCAGGGGTGGTCATACGATACGAGTATCTGTATATTTTTTATCCAGGAGAAAGTCGTGGACTTTGAGTTTGATCCCGCGAAAAGTGCATCCAACCTCGTCAAGCACGGCATTGACTTCGTCGAGGCACAACAGTTGTGACTGGACCGGCACCGCCTCGAAGTCCGGGCCCGGACCCTGGACGAACCCCGTTGGCTGCTGATCGCGCGGCCCAACCAGAGAATCTGGTCCGCGGTGATCACCTACCGGCCTGACCATGTCCGCATCATCTCGGTACGACGAGCAAGGCAGAAGGAGACCGCTCTCTATGAAGACCAGTAGAGACTTCGACCGGACATTCGACGAAGGTGGCGACGTCGTCGGCGACCTCGATCTCAGCACAGCGCGGCGCCCCGGTGAGGAGCAGAAGCGGGTCAACGTCGATTTCCCCGTATGGATGGTCACCGCACTTGACGCGGAGGCACGTCATCTCGGGGTCACCCGACAGTCGATCATCAAGCTCTGGCTCGCCGAGCGCCTTGAGCAGCGCCGGCGCCCCGCGTCCTGACCCCGGTCCGTCAGGGACGTCGGGAAGCGACCGCGCGCAGGATCCGGACTCAGCCGTCCTCCCCGTCGCGGGCGAGGAAGCTGCACACCCACGCCGCGAGATAAGGCGGCATCTCGTACATCGCGTAGTGCCCGGTGTTCGGGAAGACCTCGATCTCGAGATCCGGATAGGTGAGGCCGAAACTCGAACGGACCTCGTCCTCGGTCACGGCCAGATCCGTCGCACCGACGAACACCTTCACGGTTTCCGCGGACGCGAACAAGGCCCCGCTAATCCGGCGGCAACGGTGTGCCGGCCGAACCGACCGGTGAGATTCCCACCACCGATTCGACGGGGCGCCGGGTGTCCGCCAGCACCCGCTGCATGAACACCCCACCCATGGAATGTCCGAGCAGTGAGACCCGCTGCTGGGGAAGGGCGTCCAGCACGGCACAGATGTCCGCCGAGATCCTCACGCTCTTCTTCGGCGACATGTTCATCAGGCTGATCCAGATGTCGATCGTGCTGTTGGTCATGGCGTCCGTCATCGCCGCGGTACTGGCCTGGGGTCTGGCCACCTTGTTCCGCCCCGGGGAGAGCATGGTCTTCAACGGGGAGATCGATCCGTCGCTGCAGGAGGAGGCGGAACAGACAGGAGAGTGGCAGGACACGATCCTCGACGTCATCTCCACCAATGCCGTCGAGGCGATGGCGAAGGCCGACATGCTGCCGATCATCGTCTTCTCGCTGCGGTTCGGCGTCGCACTGAACGGTCGTATCTGAGTGTCACCGCACTCGCTGAGCAGACCGTCATCGCGGTCACCACGACCAGCTCGGCGGTGACCTTCCTGGCCCAGCTTCTGACGAGCGGAAACCCGTTCACTGCCCCAGCGGCCCCTCCCCCTCCTGCGCCAACAGGGTCAACAGGAGGTACCGGCGGTCGGCGTCACGGATGATCTTGTCCCGCGTCGATTCCCACCGGCTCAGGTCCTGTTCGGTGAACGCCCCGCGACGGGTCCGGAGCACCCGGGCGGACGCCGCCAGATGCCCGGCCAGTTCCCGGTAACGGTCCATGGTCTCCGGCGCCGCGTCAGACACCGGTCCCGGCGACTCGGACTCGCCGTCAACGAGCAGCCGGGCATCGATCAGGTGCAGTTCCACACAGGTCGCCGGAGCGTGACCGGCGAACTCCTGCTCGACAAGGGACCTCAGCGCTCCCGCCTCCGGATCCCGGAGGGCTGCACTGCCGGCGACCTCCGACCATGCCCCGGCGCGGTTACCCCGGCCGAGCAGCAGTCGCGTCCGGAGTTCGGTAACGGCCGTGCCGCCGTCGGCGGGGACAGCGTCGATACCACGGTCGTACCGGTCCATCCATGCCACGGCATCGCTGACGCCGAGCCGGGTGGTCGTGGTGCCGTCGAGGGTCAGCGCTGCCCCGGTGAGGATCCGGTCGAGCATCGCCCCTGCCTCGGTGGCTTGTCCAGTGGCGTCGAGCAGGAGCAGGGCGGTGACCAGCTCCGGGACCGGTGCGGTCACCAGTGCGTCGACGATGACGTTCGGGTCATCGGTCGCGTCGGCGATGAGCATCCGGAGGTCCCGGAGCCGCTGCGACTCACCGAGGACCTGCCGTCGCTGTTCCGGAGTGGTCACGGCTGCCTTCCGTTCCCGGATGTCCTGCGCCCAGGCGTCCAGTTCCGCGGACAGGGCAGCGTGGGCATCCGGGGTGAGGACGTCGGCGAACTCCCGGGCCGCGGTGATCTGTCCGGTCCCGAGGGTGGAGCCCGTGCGGTGGCAGGTCACCAGCCAGTGCACCAGCGCCGCCCAGTCCACGGTGTCCGGCTGCAGGTGGCCGGGTACGTGTCCACGGCACGGACAGTCAGCCTGGTCAGATGGTGGCGGGACGCCGGGGCAGTCTGCCGCATCCAGGCGTCGAGCGCCTGGACCAGACGACGACTCTGCGCCGTCACCACTGCGGCCCGGCCGTGGTGGAGTGCGCCGCGGATGATCCGGTCCGCATCATCGAGGGCGTCGTCGAGTTCCGCCACCAGATCCCCCGTCGCGCCGGCCTTGTTGATCGGGCCGGCCGGCGGGGCGAACTCGCCGAGCAGGGTGACCACGGTGTCGACGGTCCGTTCCAGACGAGCCGTCAGGAGCTCGTCATTCTCCTCCGCCACTGCGATATCGAGCGCCATGGACGTCGCGACCGGGGTGGCCCGTCGCCACCTCGCGGACAGGGTGCGCCGGGCGAATTCCTGCAGGATCTCGGGGGTGGCGTGTTCCAGGAACAGGGGAACGAGATCGTCGTTGTCGGACTCCCCGTATCCGCCGACCATGTCCTCCGGACCGGTTCCGGACAGGACCGCAGCGGTCGCCACCAGGTGCTTGCAGAAGTGTCCTGCGGCGAAATGCGGGCAGGTGCAGGTGGATCCGGACAGGGGTGCATAGAGGTCCACGCGCACGTCGTAGGCGCGGGTGCCCTGGACGATGGCCGTAACGGTGGACTCGTCGACGGTGGTCACGGTCACGGCGTCCGGCAGGCGGGACGCCCGGTCGACCACCCGCTCATCGGCGAGGGTGAGGATGTCCCCCATCCACCGGTCCGGGAGGGTGACCGGCACAGCAGGCGTCCCCGCACCGACGGGAGCGGTATCGCCGGGCGCCTCGACAGCGCCGGCGGTGGCGGCCACGGACAGTCGGACGTACCCGGTCAGCCAGGTCCCGACGGCCGGGCCGGGGGTGGTGGTACCGGGGATCGCGACGGTCAACGGGATCAGAGCATCGACGGTGGCCAGGTACCAGGGATCACCGGTGTCCGGATCCACGACCAGTGCGCAGGCGAGCACCTCCGCCCAGATCACGGAGTAGGGATCGACGTCGAGGGCGCGACCGGTGCCGTAGGCCTGCAGCAGTGACGGGGAGACGAGGGGCATCGGAACCCGTCCGGCGCGCCGCTCCGCATCCCGGGCGGCATCTGCCGTGGCGTGGACATGAAGGTCCACGCTGACGCCGGTGAGCCGGATTCCTTCACAGGTCACTGCACCGTTGAGGTCGAGTCCGTTTCCCCGTTGCCCCACGGTAGGCAGGGGCCGCGGGTCTGCTGCCCGATCGAGATGCGCCGGGAAGGTCACCTCGGGTGCGGGATCGTCGTCGCCGCGGTCGGAGCGGTCGTCGGTGTCGCGGACGGTGACCTGGATGATGTCACTGTGGAAACAGATCAGGTCCACGGTGCGCGGAGCGGCGTACCGGAACCAGGGAAGGTTCGGCCGGTACCCCGGGTCCTCCGGCCGGTCGGCGGGATCCGGTGGTGGGGTGACGTGCATGAGATCGGTGTAGCGGTGACTGACGGTCTCCCAGTCGGGGATGGACCGGGCGTAGAAGGAGTCCGCCAGCTGGTGCGGTGAGTTGATGATCTCGCCGTGGGGTTCGGCGTCCTCACCGTCATGGACCTCGACAGCCAGATACCCGGCACTGGGCCCGAACGGTGGCGTTTCCGCCATGACAGTGGCGAGCAGCAGCCGGTCCTCGCGGGGAAGACCGGTCCAGGCTTCCCCGTGCTGTGCGGCAAGTGATGCGTCCAGTTCGGCGGCTGCAGGGACCGTGCCGGCGTCCGCGCTTCCTCCGGCCGGATCTGTGATCCGCGCCGATGGCGGTACCGGGATGTCCGGTACCCCGGTGTCCCCGGTCAGTGCGGTGTACCACGCCATGACGTCGGGACGTTCCGGGGTCCAGCGGCCGCCCCCGTTGCCCGGTCCAGCGAGCTTTGCCAGGTCCACCCGCCAGTCCGTTCCGGCGGCGCAGTCGGTGTCCGGCACGGCGACCGCACCGAGCATCCGGAGATCGTCGAAGGACGCCAGGCCGCGGACCTCGATCAGCTCCGGACGCTCCCCGTAGCTGATCATTGTTCCGCCCGGACCGGAGAGCAGGTCACGGTAGCCGGCGGCGAATGCCCGCTGGAATTCGTCGAGGTAGCGGTCATCCCTGATCTCCACCGCGGTCGGCCGACG
This is a stretch of genomic DNA from Corynebacterium nuruki S6-4. It encodes these proteins:
- a CDS encoding CopG family transcriptional regulator, whose amino-acid sequence is MRKNETREEAEARYGAWADAAERGEFDPTGDYWVNPEHPDYRPGRPKAGDKRPTTMVSLRLNVDDGSRLDRFLTESGRSRSDVLREALDEYLTQRGA
- the brnA gene encoding type II toxin-antitoxin system BrnA family antitoxin encodes the protein MKTSRDFDRTFDEGGDVVGDLDLSTARRPGEEQKRVNVDFPVWMVTALDAEARHLGVTRQSIIKLWLAERLEQRRRPAS
- a CDS encoding alpha/beta fold hydrolase, encoding MKVFVGATDLAVTEDEVRSSFGLTYPDLEIEVFPNTGHYAMYEMPPYLAAWVCSFLARDGEDG
- a CDS encoding alpha/beta fold hydrolase, coding for MTNSTIDIWISLMNMSPKKSVRISADICAVLDALPQQRVSLLGHSMGGVFMQRVLADTRRPVESVVGISPVGSAGTPLPPD
- a CDS encoding cation:dicarboxylate symporter family transporter, whose translation is MSIVLLVMASVIAAVLAWGLATLFRPGESMVFNGEIDPSLQEEAEQTGEWQDTILDVISTNAVEAMAKADMLPIIVFSLRFGVALNGRI
- a CDS encoding SWIM zinc finger family protein, giving the protein MISDYDGASLGLAFLTTDEPWDLMNTSPDQVGLEEWSGRYGGYIATYTDPAGAMLTLTMCPDWFYCCELTGVTTVVTATVDQIGPHQVAVRPVIGPETGLYSTHAVAFTAETSEGWNFCGDDGTPFTGRLVSDLQVSATWTDTGMPLRNLRMEPTDARIPAMRPCGQRGIHGRPVPFGQRSALAAVTLRCDAVELRTTELTGQPWWRVTGYCGIPVTVAVPVHAAPDLRPGDTVRGTFRMHVGTGYWDTWDPAAPSDRWTESPDGTVHDDFPQDMPGACADDWLPRIVRSATWLCASLGTGRSLFPDDCHGWQDQLVHLAGELDAVLELRRMTGPLTDVADVLGAAAAIAQDVRALAPDWNSPDVTTPQLLGMDHPRLAGIRRPTAVEIRDDRYLDEFQRAFAAGYRDLLSGPGGTMISYGERPELIEVRGLASFDDLRMLGAVAVPDTDCAAGTDWRVDLAKLAGPGNGGGRWTPERPDVMAWYTALTGDTGVPDIPVPPSARITDPAGGSADAGTVPAAAELDASLAAQHGEAWTGLPREDRLLLATVMAETPPFGPSAGYLAVEVHDGEDAEPHGEIINSPHQLADSFYARSIPDWETVSHRYTDLMHVTPPPDPADRPEDPGYRPNLPWFRYAAPRTVDLICFHSDIIQVTVRDTDDRSDRGDDDPAPEVTFPAHLDRAADPRPLPTVGQRGNGLDLNGAVTCEGIRLTGVSVDLHVHATADAARDAERRAGRVPMPLVSPSLLQAYGTGRALDVDPYSVIWAEVLACALVVDPDTGDPWYLATVDALIPLTVAIPGTTTPGPAVGTWLTGYVRLSVAATAGAVEAPGDTAPVGAGTPAVPVTLPDRWMGDILTLADERVVDRASRLPDAVTVTTVDESTVTAIVQGTRAYDVRVDLYAPLSGSTCTCPHFAAGHFCKHLVATAAVLSGTGPEDMVGGYGESDNDDLVPLFLEHATPEILQEFARRTLSARWRRATPVATSMALDIAVAEENDELLTARLERTVDTVVTLLGEFAPPAGPINKAGATGDLVAELDDALDDADRIIRGALHHGRAAVVTAQSRRLVQALDAWMRQTAPASRHHLTRLTVRAVDTYPATCSRTPWTGRRWCTGW